Within the Candidatus Schekmanbacteria bacterium RIFCSPLOWO2_02_FULL_38_14 genome, the region ATATAAGCCAGAATAAGTAGAGGAATATTGTTAACAGAGTGGGAGGAAGTCCTGAAAAAAGAGATACAACAAAGAAAGAAATGACAAACTGACTTAAAAGGCGGATTTTGGAAGAGAGAGTAAAGCGGTCTTCAAGTAAACCAAGGAGGCCTGTAATGCTTAGAATCGCAGAAAAATAAAAGTCCCTTGTTATAAAAACGCCAACAATGACTAAAGCAATCCATATCCCAACGCCGCCGCCGCGTGGTGTCGGAAGTGAATGAGAACTACGCTCATTGGGAACATCTACTGCGGCAATTCTGAAACTGTATTTAGATATAACCGCAGAACTGATTGCACTGAACAAAATGGCCAATAAAATAGTTAGGGCGGTTAACACCTCACGGACCTTATACTATTCTTGTACCATTTAACTGTTTCACGAATCCCTTCTGCCATAGTAAACGGCGGCATCCAGTCAAGGACCTTCCTGATCTTACTGCTATCTATGTGAAGAGAGCCAGTGAGCCGTTCTATCTCCGGCCCTTTCCCCATAAGTTTTCCAGCAGTTTTTAACAACAGATCCGGCAAGGGGATCAATCTCGCTGTTTTATTCATTGTTTTCGCAATCATCCTGATCAGGTCTGGTGTGGAGGTATCCTCTCCGTCACTCACCAAAAAGGTCTCTCCTGCAGCACCTGGGTTGGTAATACAAGTCTCAATAACATCCACGAGATTGCCTGCATAGATCAGACTTCTATTATTATTTACAAGTGCCAATGGTAAGGGAATATCTCTGTTTACCCAGTTTAAAAGCCGTAAGAAATTCCCCCCTACGTCCGGCCCATAAATCATGGGTGGACGTATGATGACCACCTCAATACCCCGCTTTAAAGCAAGGCCGTGCAATATCTGCTCTGCCTCCCATTTGGATTGGGCATATGCATCTGCAGGGCAAACCGAAGAATCTTCCGTATACGAGTTTCCTTCAGTTTTCTCCCCATTCACCTTGATAGTACTTAGATAGATTATCCTTCGAACACCTGCCTTCACCGCCATGTCAAATAATCTTGCTGCCCCTGAGGTATTTACCCTTCTATACTCATCCAGTGGATTCGTGGAGGTCTCGTGCATCACATGGACCCTTGCGGCGAGATAGACAACTGCATCAACGTTGTCCAATGCCCCAGCCCATTCGGTTTCAGGTCCAATATCTTCAACTATCCGGTATTCCATTCTCCCAGGAAGCAAGCCAATTTTTCCAGGTGATCGAACAGTCCCTGTCACATGATAACCCTTTTCCACGAGACTGTGGCAGAGCATTTTCCCAACAAAACCAGTTGCACCGGTTACAAAAACTTTTTTTACGGCTTCCTTTACAGCACTTGACATTAGTTAGATATTCACGATTGGATATGATATCTTGATAAAGCTACTGAATAGAGTAATCATTATGTTCTTTCAAGACGTCGATAATTCGCGATGCAGCTCTGCCATCCCCATAAGGATTCACAGCCTTTGACATACTTTCGTAGTATTCTGAATTGTCTAATAGTTCCATTATGCTTTTAATTATATTATCCTTATCCGTACCCACTAACTTCACTGTACCAGCCTCTATCCCTTCAGGCCTTTCCGTTGTGTTTCTCATGACCAATACCGGCTTCCCTAGAGAAGGGGCTTCCTCCTGAACACCACCCGAATCGGTAAGGACAAGATGTGCATTGCTCATTAAAAATACAAATGGTTCATATTCCAATGGGTCTATAAGATAGACGTTGCGCTGTTCATTTAAGATAGATTTTACAGGCTTTTGCACATTAGGGTTAAGGTGAACGGGATAAATTATTACTACATCGTCTCTCTTTTCTGCTATTTCCTTAAGCGCTAAACAAATGTTCTCAAACCCTTCACCAAAGTTTTCCCGTCTATGGCCAGTCACTAATATCAGTTTCGGGTTATTGCCATCATAAGTAGACGGAAGATTAACGCCCCATTTCTCTTCAAAATATCTATTCCAGAATTGCCTGCTCTTAATTTCTGTCTGCCTGCTAACAATATACTGCAACGCATCAATGACCGTATTCCCGGTCACCCATATTTTGTCTTCAGGAATCCCCTCTTTTAAAAGATTGGACCTTGCCCATGATGTTGGGGCAAAGTGATAGTCTGCCAGTACACCCAATATATGCCTGTTTTTCTCTTCAGGATAAGGACTGTACTTATCATATGTTCTCAACCCAGCCTCAATGTGACCTATGGGTATCTTGAGATAGTAGGCTGCAAGCCCCCCCATAAATGCGGTCGTCGTATCCCCCTGAACTAAAACCATATCCGGCCTTTCCTTTTTCAGGACATCTCTGAGCCCGGCTAAGGAGTTAATTGATACATCAAACAGGTCCTGTCCCTTAAACATAATATTCAGATCATAGTCCGGCTTAATATCAAAAACCTTTAACACCTGGTCCAACATCTCCCTGTGTTGAGCAGTAACACAGACCTTAGAGGTAACGGCATTGGAGCAATTCCTCAGTTCCATAAGGACAGGGGCCACCTTAATAGCTTCAGGTCTGGTCCCAAATATAGTAAGAATCTTCATTTATTTCGTGTCCTTATCTCTCACTGCAGAGGTCATTCCAGGACCAAATGACGCAGCCTGTTCAATTAAATCCCATTTCTCTTTAAACCACTCAACTGTCCTTTTTAGTCCCTCATCAAACTCTGTTTTGGGTACATATCCAACTAACGTTTTTGCACGGTCCACTGAAGCAAGCAACCTGCTTTTTGTATCCCATTTCCTCCGTGACAAAAAATTAATTCCGGCTTTATTCCCTGTCAGGTCACTAATCCTATTTGCTAAATCAATAATCTTCGTCTCCTTCCCGGAAGCAAGATTAAATTCCTTTCCAATTGCCTCCTCAAAGTACCCTGCCCTCAATAGTCCATCTATCAAATCATTGACATAGGTAAAATCTCTTGTCTCTTCCCCAGTCCCTGTAAGAGGCAAGGACTCTCCTTTCATCGCCCAATAGATAAAATTGGGAATCACATTTCTATATTGACCCGGAATCTCCCCGGGACCATAAGAGTTAAAAAATCTGGTCTTAACAACTGGCAAACCATAATGATTATAAAAGAAGTTACAGTAAAGCTCTCCAAGCATCTTAGTAATCTGATAGGGTGTACTCAGGTTCAAAGACATAAACTCCTCCCGCAATGGCAGGGGGGCGCTACTGCCATAAATAGAACACCCTGAAGATGCATAGATAAACCTCTTAACCCCTGTAAAAAGAGAATACTCCAGCAACCTTAATGTCCCCATACCATTGACATCAAGATCTATTTCTGGGTGATCCACAGAGTTTTGGTTTGCAAAAAATGCGGCCAAGTGAAAAACATATTCCGGTTTTTCAAAAAATACCCTTTTGAGCTTCACCTCATCACGTATATCCCCTTCAACAAACATGACATTTGATAGCGCTGGAACATTCCATCGTTCGGCTGATGATAAATTATCAAGTACCATCACTATCTTGGCCCCAAGGCCGGCAATAGTCCTGGTGAGGTTGGAACCAATGGCGCCAGCGCCTCCGGTAACCAGAACAACTTTATCCTTATACATTCCCAAATACTCTTTTTCCATAAATTCCCTCCTATGTCCTTAATAATTTTTCTAATGCACTTATACAGATACTCTTATCAAAATATGTTGATACATAGCTTAATCCATTCTCACCATATTGTTTTAATTTATCCTTTTCCTTATATATTTTTATCACCAGATCCATCGCCTTTTTGTGCTCATCAGAGACCACTGAATAACCACATCCAGCATCCTTGATTAAGCTATGTCCGTCACTTTCTTTGTTTAAAAAAGCTACTATAGGGATAGAGGCCGCCATATACCCCAGTATTTTGCTCGGAATTACCGGAGTCTTATTTTTACTGCTCAGGCAGACAAGACCTACATTCACATCCCTCACGAGTTTGGGATATTCCTCCTTGGATACAAAAGGTTTAATAATAACATTTTTTAGCTTGTAGTCTTCGATCATCCTCACAAGCCTGTCTTTTTCCATTCCATCACCAACAAGAAGAAATACAATATCAGAGTTATCTTTAACCTCTTTTGCAATATTGATCACTAACTCAAGATATTGCGAAGGACCGATAACACCTGCAAACAGAAAAATAAACTTATCTGATAGTCC harbors:
- a CDS encoding UDP-N-acetylglucosamine 2-epimerase; the encoded protein is MKILTIFGTRPEAIKVAPVLMELRNCSNAVTSKVCVTAQHREMLDQVLKVFDIKPDYDLNIMFKGQDLFDVSINSLAGLRDVLKKERPDMVLVQGDTTTAFMGGLAAYYLKIPIGHIEAGLRTYDKYSPYPEEKNRHILGVLADYHFAPTSWARSNLLKEGIPEDKIWVTGNTVIDALQYIVSRQTEIKSRQFWNRYFEEKWGVNLPSTYDGNNPKLILVTGHRRENFGEGFENICLALKEIAEKRDDVVIIYPVHLNPNVQKPVKSILNEQRNVYLIDPLEYEPFVFLMSNAHLVLTDSGGVQEEAPSLGKPVLVMRNTTERPEGIEAGTVKLVGTDKDNIIKSIMELLDNSEYYESMSKAVNPYGDGRAASRIIDVLKEHNDYSIQ
- a CDS encoding nucleotide sugar epimerase; the protein is MEKEYLGMYKDKVVLVTGGAGAIGSNLTRTIAGLGAKIVMVLDNLSSAERWNVPALSNVMFVEGDIRDEVKLKRVFFEKPEYVFHLAAFFANQNSVDHPEIDLDVNGMGTLRLLEYSLFTGVKRFIYASSGCSIYGSSAPLPLREEFMSLNLSTPYQITKMLGELYCNFFYNHYGLPVVKTRFFNSYGPGEIPGQYRNVIPNFIYWAMKGESLPLTGTGEETRDFTYVNDLIDGLLRAGYFEEAIGKEFNLASGKETKIIDLANRISDLTGNKAGINFLSRRKWDTKSRLLASVDRAKTLVGYVPKTEFDEGLKRTVEWFKEKWDLIEQAASFGPGMTSAVRDKDTK